One window from the genome of Pararhizobium gei encodes:
- a CDS encoding 3-keto-5-aminohexanoate cleavage protein produces the protein MPLSMNRDVFITCAVTGSGDTAGKSPHVPRSPKDIAASAIDAAKAGAAVVHCHVRDPDTGAASRRNDLYKELTDLIRSADVDVVLNLTAGMGGDLIFGNVESPLPLNPDGTDMAGATERVSHVAECLPEICTLDCGTMNFSLGDYVMTNTPSMLREMARQMTALGIRPEIEAFDTGHLWFAKQLVEEGLIEDPVLIQLCMGIPWGAPDDLNTFMAMVNNVPKSWTFSAFSIGRNALAYPAAAVLAGGNVRVGLEDNLYVGKGQLATNAQLVEKAVTVIEGMGAKIIGPADVREKLKLVKR, from the coding sequence ATGCCGCTGAGCATGAACCGCGACGTTTTCATCACCTGCGCCGTCACCGGCTCCGGCGACACGGCCGGCAAATCGCCGCATGTACCGAGATCGCCGAAAGACATCGCAGCCTCCGCTATCGATGCCGCCAAGGCCGGTGCCGCCGTCGTGCACTGCCATGTACGGGATCCGGACACCGGTGCAGCCAGCCGCCGCAACGATCTTTACAAGGAGTTGACCGACCTCATCCGATCCGCAGATGTCGACGTTGTGCTCAACCTGACAGCCGGCATGGGCGGCGATCTGATCTTCGGAAATGTCGAAAGCCCCCTGCCTTTGAACCCCGACGGAACCGACATGGCCGGCGCCACGGAGCGTGTTTCACATGTTGCCGAATGCCTGCCGGAAATCTGCACGCTCGACTGCGGAACGATGAACTTCTCGCTCGGCGACTACGTCATGACCAACACGCCGTCCATGCTGCGCGAAATGGCGCGGCAGATGACGGCGCTCGGCATACGCCCGGAAATCGAGGCTTTCGACACCGGCCATCTCTGGTTCGCCAAGCAATTGGTCGAGGAAGGCCTGATCGAGGATCCGGTGCTCATTCAGCTCTGCATGGGCATTCCCTGGGGCGCTCCCGACGACCTCAATACCTTTATGGCAATGGTCAACAACGTCCCGAAAAGCTGGACATTCTCAGCTTTCTCGATCGGCCGCAACGCGCTCGCCTATCCGGCGGCGGCCGTGCTGGCCGGCGGCAATGTCCGCGTCGGGCTGGAAGACAATCTCTATGTCGGCAAGGGCCAGCTCGCGACCAACGCTCAGCTTGTTGAAAAGGCCGTGACGGTGATCGAAGGCATGGGCGCGAAAATCATCGGCCCGGCGGACGTGCGGGAGAAGTTGAAATTGGTGAAACGATAA
- a CDS encoding carnitine 3-dehydrogenase: MTKITKAACIGGGVIGGAWAARFILAGIDVAMFDPHPEARRIIGEVMANAERAYAMLTMAPLPTKGLLTFCDSVEKAVEGAEWIQESVPERLELKRGVLTQIDAAASPSALIGSSTSGLMPSDLQAHMKHPERMFVAHPYNPVYLLPLVELVGGKQTSKETIARASLAVEQIGMKGVVIAKEIEAFVGDRLLEALWREALWLIQDDICDTETLDNVIRYSFGMRWAQMGLFETYRIAGGEAGMRHFLAQFGPCLKWPWTKLTDVVDLTDELVEKIGRQSDDQAGGRSIRELERIRDENLVGIMHALKSGDGGKGWGAGKLLADFEHRLWADAETPNVDLGEVRPIRIVDTRVNAAWVDYNGHMTEHRYLQVFGDTSDGLLRLIGVDLDYVRNGHSYYTVETHIRNLGEARLGDALHSTCQILSHDNKRLHIFSTIYNTETGSAIATAEQMMLHVDSKAGKAVQVLPDVLSKLTAIAQAHAGLEKPEGVGRSVGQKIG; the protein is encoded by the coding sequence ATGACCAAAATCACCAAGGCGGCCTGCATCGGCGGCGGCGTTATCGGCGGGGCCTGGGCAGCGCGTTTTATCCTCGCCGGCATCGACGTCGCCATGTTCGACCCCCATCCGGAGGCCAGGCGCATCATCGGCGAGGTCATGGCCAACGCCGAGCGAGCCTATGCCATGCTCACCATGGCACCATTGCCGACCAAGGGTTTGCTCACCTTCTGCGACAGTGTTGAAAAAGCGGTCGAAGGCGCTGAATGGATTCAGGAAAGCGTGCCCGAGCGGCTGGAATTGAAGCGCGGCGTTCTCACCCAGATCGATGCCGCCGCATCGCCATCGGCCCTGATCGGCTCTTCCACCTCCGGCCTGATGCCGTCCGATCTTCAGGCCCACATGAAGCATCCCGAGCGCATGTTCGTGGCGCATCCCTATAACCCGGTCTACCTCTTGCCGCTGGTCGAGCTTGTCGGCGGCAAGCAGACCTCGAAGGAGACAATCGCCCGCGCCAGCCTTGCCGTCGAGCAGATCGGCATGAAGGGCGTGGTCATCGCCAAGGAGATCGAAGCCTTTGTCGGCGACCGCCTTCTGGAAGCCCTTTGGCGCGAAGCCCTCTGGCTTATTCAGGACGATATCTGCGACACTGAAACGCTCGACAATGTGATCCGGTATTCCTTCGGCATGCGCTGGGCACAGATGGGATTGTTCGAGACATATCGGATCGCCGGCGGTGAAGCCGGCATGCGCCACTTCCTCGCCCAGTTCGGGCCCTGCCTGAAATGGCCATGGACGAAATTGACCGATGTCGTCGATCTCACCGATGAACTGGTCGAAAAGATCGGCAGGCAATCCGACGACCAGGCAGGCGGTCGCTCGATCCGCGAGCTCGAACGCATCCGCGACGAAAACCTTGTGGGCATCATGCACGCGCTGAAAAGCGGCGATGGCGGCAAGGGCTGGGGCGCCGGCAAACTGCTCGCCGATTTCGAACACCGCCTCTGGGCCGATGCCGAAACACCAAATGTCGATCTGGGCGAGGTCCGGCCGATCCGCATTGTCGATACCAGGGTCAATGCGGCCTGGGTCGATTATAACGGCCACATGACCGAACACCGCTACCTGCAGGTCTTCGGCGATACGTCCGATGGCCTGCTGCGGCTGATCGGGGTCGATCTCGACTATGTCAGAAACGGTCACAGCTACTACACCGTCGAGACGCATATCCGCAATCTGGGCGAGGCCAGGCTCGGCGATGCCCTCCATTCGACCTGCCAGATCCTCTCGCATGACAATAAGCGCCTGCATATCTTCTCGACGATCTACAATACGGAAACCGGTTCCGCTATAGCGACGGCCGAACAGATGATGCTGCACGTCGATTCCAAGGCCGGCAAGGCCGTCCAGGTGCTGCCGGATGTGCTCAGCAAGCTGACGGCGATTGCGCAGGCCCATGCCGGGCTGGAAAAGCCTGAGGGTGTTGGACGCAGTGTGGGGCAGAAGATAGGCTGA